A window of the Eubalaena glacialis isolate mEubGla1 chromosome 9, mEubGla1.1.hap2.+ XY, whole genome shotgun sequence genome harbors these coding sequences:
- the LOC133097392 gene encoding NUT family member 2G-like — MASEGASPVLGTDVTMNPGASLSAFTAVPFPPPIPGAQHRPPWQQHLPRPITPAFPPGSSLLLPAFPRMPLVANGGRGPSASGACNLTVQVRSQGRPVEAPQTQTFVVTQGPLNWSAPGALSRSAACPAPVFLATPVMETVVTAPAVGVSQAGKGGWTAGFPPQAPPPAAQLAPIIRPVNSGPWPHGTSREGRLATNQSNASQDGSSNPQSGYSNFRRWQRFKPLARRHFRLSPDAEAFSCFLIPVLRSLARLKPTMTQEEGLWRAVQEWRRRSNFDRMIYYETAEKFMEFATEEEMQIQNLQWMQRTQDLPPPAPPKLDPRGPPAPKVGPQPGTQVPTGVEGIACAPRMSGPRAQPSHPKPHRSQRTPGPKAPKEIPPEAVREYVDMMEALVGPVHSATGESDAECGEDGNELKQEEDDTYSDPGLLSYIDELRSQEDSVTKVEAVIHPRVLAELFSPDPQLDLLALAEELKQEEGLTPEELVQKRLLALKEDEGGPAAPSHSAPGMGSSPSESHASQGAQRHGQDRHLGVSDEACPPEIDFEALHRPIRTDTGLFGPKVFVPSRGRQEVSPFRAGRPSPPQGQRRTGPLLGPRDASVLREASPVREARGPRDTSSEDEEELPSLASLLASPQSLPPCRLSQSPAPASGLASPGGWGAQSAPQAPSPQRRGLRPAPPAAPKSRKRALCGRPAAAEKPPIPGAGHGVSARPALALGLAHPSEPRKRKRDPFVTGKRRKRKRKHCSQ; from the exons ATGGCTTCAGAAGGAG CATCTCCAGTGCTGGGAACGGATGTGACCATGAACCCCGGTGCCTCCTTGTCTGCTTTCACGGCAGTGCCCTTCCCTCCACCCATTCCTGGCGCCCAGCACCGGCCACCCTGGCAGCAGCACCTGCCACGTCCCATCACCCCAGCATTCCCTCCTGGCAGCAGCCTGCTGCTGCCAGCTTTCCCCAGGATGCCTTTGGTGGCTAATGGTGGCCGTGGCCCCAGTGCCTCTGGGGCGTGCAACCTCACTGTCCAAGTCAGGTCACAAGGGAGGCCAGTGGAGGCCCCCCAGACTCAGACCTTTGTCGTTACTCAGGGCCCCCTCAACTGGAGCGCTCCAGGGGCCCTCAGCAGGAGTGCTGCATGTCCTGCACCCGTATTCTTAGCAACCCCTGTGATGGAGACCGTTGTGACTGCTCCAGCTGTTGGAGTTAGTCAGGCTGGCAAGGGAGGCTGGACCGCAGGCTTTCCTCCTCAAGCTCCACCACCAGCTGCCCAGCTGGCCCCTATCATTCGCCCAGTGAACTCTGGGCCATGGCCACACGGCACTTCCAGGGAGGGCCGCCTGGCCACCAACCAGTCCAACGCCTCGCAGGATGGCTCCTCTAACCCCCAGAGCGGGTACAGTAACTTCCGACGTTGGCAGCGCTTCAAGCCCCTGGCCCGGAGACACTTTCGCCTGAGTCCTGATGCAGAAGCTTTTTCCTGCTTTCTCAT ACCAGTGCTTCGATCCCTGGCCCGCCTGAAGCCCACCATGACGCAGGAGGAGGGACTGTGGAGGGCCGTGCAGGAATGGCGGCGCAGAAGCAACTTTGACCGGATGATCTACTACGAGACGGCGGAAAA GTTCATGGAATTTGCGACCGAGGAGGAGATGCAGATCCAGAATTTGCAGTGGATGCAGCGCACGCAGGACctgcctcctccagccccaccgAAGCTGGATCCTCGGGGGCCCCCAGCCCCGAAAGTGGGCCCTCAGCCAGGCACCCAGGTTCCCACTGGAGTTGAAGGCATAG CCTGTGCTCCCAGGATGTCcggccccagggcccagccctcGCACCCGAAGCCACACAGATCCCAGCGGACCCCGGGGCCCAAGGCACCCAAGGAGATTCCccctgaggctgtgagggagTATGTGGACATGATGGAGGCGCTGGTGGGGCCCGTCCACTCAGCCACAGGCGAGTCAGATGCAGAATGTGGAGAGGACGGAAATGAGCTGAAGCAGGAAGAGGACGACACCTACTCGGACCCGGGTCTCTTGAGCTACATTGACGAGCTGCGTTCCCAGGAAGACTCTGTCACCAAG GTGGAGGCAGTCATTCACCCTCGAGTCCTGGCAGAACTGTTTTccccagacccacagctggatctcTTGGCCCTTGCTGAGGAGCTGAAGCAGGAGGAAGGACTCACCCCTGAAGAA ctggtGCAGAAACGACTCCTGGCTTTGAAAGAGGACGAGGGTGGGCCGGCAGCCCCGAGCCACAGTGCACCCGGAATGGGCTCAAGTCCTTCTGAGTCCCACGCCAGCCAAGGTGCCCAGAGGCACGGCCAAGACCGCCATCTAGGGGTCAGTGATGAAGCCTGCCCACCAGAGATTGATTTTGAGGCTCTTCATAGGCCCATCCGAACAGACACTGGCCTGTTCGGGCCCAAAGTCTTTGTTCCCTCTCGAGGACGTCAGGAGGTCTCTCCATTCCGGGCCGGacggccctcccctccccagggtcaAAGGCGCACTGGCCCTCTACTGGGACCCAGGGATGCGTCTGTTCTCAGAGAGGCCTCTCCTGTTCGGGAGGCCCGAGGGCCCAGGGACACGTCCAGTGAGGACGAGGAGGAGctccccagcctggcctccctCTTGGCCTCTCCGCAGAGCCTGCCGCCTTGCCGGCTGTCCCAGAGTCCTGCCcctgcctcaggcctggcctcccCTGGAGGTTGGGGGGCCCAGAGTGctccccaggccccctcccctcagagAAGAGGCCTCCGCCCAGCTCCACCAGCCGCTCCCAAGTCGAGGAAGCGGGCTCTGTGTGGGCGCCCAGCCGCTGCTGAGAAGCCGCCCATCCCCGGGGCTGGCCACGGGGTCTCTGCGAGGCCAGCCTTGGCTCTGGGGCTGGCTCACCCCTCAGAGCCGAGAAAGAGAAAGCGTGACCCGTTTGtcacagggaagaggaggaagaggaagaggaagcactGCAGCCAGTAG